Genomic DNA from Halorussus rarus:
GCCCAGCCCGAACTGGCGGAGCGTGACGTTTATCATCCCGATCTGGGGGTTGTACATCCACGCCCAGAACTTCGCGGTCACGACGAACGAGAGGCTCATCGGCAGCAGGTATATCGTTCGGAAGGTGTTCTCGAACCTGATGCCCTGGTCGATCAGGATGGCCAGCAGCATGCCGAACAGCAGGCAGACGGTGGTGAACACCACCAGCAGGACCAGGGTGTTCCGGGCCGCGGTCCAGAACGTGGGGTCCGAGAACGCCTGTCGGTACATCTCGAGGTCGAACTCCGAAATCGCGTACTCCGGCAGGATGAGCCCGCTGAAGTCGGTCAGCGAGATGACGAGGTTCCAGCCGATGGCGCCGTAGACGAAGAACGCCATCAGCAGGAACGGCGGCAGCCAGAACGGGATCGACTGCACGAAGTCGCTCGACGTGAGCGACCGAAGGGTCCCCGTCTCGGAGTCTGTGCGCTCGCCGGTGACGGTCGCGCCGCCGTCAGAACGGAGCTCTGACGAGGTTCGCGGACTGTCGGTCCGCTCACCGCCGTCAGAACGGAGCTCTGACGAGTCACCCGAGTCGGCGGTCGGCTCGGCGCCGCCGGTGGGAACGTCCGGCGCCCCGCCGTCTCCGCTATCTCCGGGGGTTACCCGTCGGAGTACGTCTCTAAGTCGTTGCATGGGAAAAACGGACAGTCGGGACCGACTTCAGTTGAACGCCTGCTCGAACTGGTTGTAGGTCTCGTCGACGTTCCAGTTCGAGATGAACGTCGACATCGCCTCGCCGATGTTGCTCTTGATCTCCGGCGCGACGGCCAGCCCGTGCTGGATGGACTGGACCTGGGCGTCGGAGTTCTTGAAGTCGTCCATCTGCCGGGTGAGGAACGGCCCGAACGCGTCGCTCGGGACGTCGGTGCGCGGCGGGATCGACCCCTTCTTGGGGTTGAACCGCTTCTGGGCGTCGACCGAACCGCAGTACTGCAGGAACTTCTTGGTCGCCTCGGGCGAGGGGTTGTTGGTCGGCATCGGGAACGAGTCCATGTTGAGCGCGTAGACGCCCTCGGACCCGGGGAACGGGACGTGGTTCCAGTCGGACTCGAACTCGAAGCCGTCCTGCGAGCGGTACATGCCCGCGGCCCAGTCGCCCTGGTGGAAGAACGCCGCGTCGCCCTTCAGGATGTTCTGGTTGGTCTGGGTCCAGTCGACCGAGCCCGCGTCGTCGTTGAAGTACTCCTTGTACTGCTTGACGATGCTGAGCGAGTCCTTGATCTTCTTCTTGTTCTCGGCGACTTTACCGTCGGTGAACGCGTTGTACGTCTCGACGCCGTACTCGCCGAGCAGCACCGACGCCCACATCTGGGTGGTCGACCAGGCCGAGGAGGTCTGGTGGGCCATCCCGACCGCGTCGGTGTTGTTCTCTACCTTCTTCATCGCGGCGACGAGGTCGCTGGGCTTGCTGATCGACGACGGGTCGACGCCCGCGTCCTCGACGACCGAGACGTTGTAGAAGAGGTTGTTGAGCCGGTGGATGTTGATCGGCACCGACACGAACGTCCCGTTCGGGGCGGCCGCGTCCTTCGGCCCCTGCAGGTAGGCGTCCTTCATCCCGTTCTGCGACCAGACCGACTCACCGATGTCCTCGAGCTTGTTCGCCTGGATGTACGGCTGGAGGTTCGCGCCCGGCCACGCTTGCCAGGTGCTCGGCGGGTTGTTGTTCAGCACCCGCTTCTTGATGACCGTCTTGAGGTTCTGGCCCGCGCCGCCCGACACCGGGTTCTCGTTGACCTCGATGTCGGGGTACTTCTTCTTGAAACCGTCGAACAGCGCCTTGATGGCGGGACCGCCGTCGCCGCCGGTCCACCAGTGCTGGACCTCCAGCGTGTTGTAGTCCGTCGAGGAGTCGTCCTCCGTCGTCGTGTCACCGCCGGAGTCGCCGCCTTCGGTCGTGGTGTCGTCCGCGGTGGTCGTTTCGACGTCGCCGTCACCGCCGCCGCCCATACAGCCCGCGAGACCGGTCACGCCGATGGTACCCGCACCGGCGACTTTCAGGTAGTCGCGCCGAGAAACGTCGGAACCTTCGTTGGCATCTGTCATGCTCAAAGCCTAGGGAGTGCATCAGCCACCAGCTACTTAAACGTTATTGAAATTAATGCAATACCGAGTAAATTGACAACCAGTAACATGACGGGTGCTACTCGACGCCACCCGTCGCAGTACGGTGGTTTTCGGCCCGAGATTTCTATCAGGATTTCTGCCATTTCCGGAGGTGACGGGATTCTATCAACTCTTTCGCAGTTGAATCGCCGCCGTACCGGGGTCTCCGGAGTCGACCGCCGAGTCGGCCCCACCGGCGGGAGCGTTCCGGAGGGTTTTACGCCCGCTGGGGACCAACCCTCGACCCGTATGAGCGACGACGAGGACTACCGGATCGAGCAGGACAGCCTCGGAGAGATGCAGGTGCCCGCCGACGCCTACTGGGGCGCCCAGACCCAGCGCGCGCTCGGGAACTTCCCCATCTCGGGCATCACCTTCGGCCGCCGGTTCGTGCGGGCGCTCGGCGTCGTCAAGAAGGCCGCCGCCGAGGCCAACCGCGACCTCGAACTGGTCCCGGAGGAGAAGGCCGACGCCGTCGTCGAGGCCGCCGACGAGGTCATCGCCGGCGAGCACGACGACCAGTTCCCCGTCGACGTGTTCCAGACCGGGTCGGGCACCTCGACGAACATGAACGCCAACGAGGTCATCGCCAACCGCGCGACCGAGATCTACGGCGGCGAGGTCGGCACGCGCGAGATCCACCCCAACGACCACGTCAACTTCGGGCAGTCGTCCAACGACGTCATCCCGACCGCGATGCACGTCGCGTCGCTCGAAGCGGTCGAGAAGGACCTGCTGCCCGCGCTCGACCAGCTCCGCGAGGCGCTCGAGGACAAAGAAGCGGAGTTCGACGGCGTGGTCAAGACCGGTCGGACCCACCTCCAGGACGCCACGCCGGTCCGGCTCGGCCAGGAGTTCGGCGGCTACCGCACCCAGGTCGAGAAGGGCCTCGCCCGGCTCGACCACGTCAGGGACCACCTCTCGGAACTGGCCCTCGGCGGCACCGCGGTCGGCACCGGCCTCAACACCCATCCGGACTTCCCGGAGAAGGCCGCGGCGTACATCTCCGAGGAGACCGGCGTCGAGTTCCGCGAGGCCGACAACCACTTCGAGGCCCAGGCCGCCCACGACGCGATGAGCGAGGCCCACGGTGCGCTCCGGACCATCGCGGGGTCGCTCAACAAGATCGCCAACGACCTCCGACTGCTCGCCTCCGGCCCCCGTAACGGCCTGGGCGAGCTCGAACAGCCCGAGAACCAGCCCGGCAGCTCCATCATGCCCGGCAAGATCAACCCCGTCGTCGCCGAGGCTGTCAACCAGGTCCACAAGCAGGTCGTCGGCAACGACGCCGCGGTGAGCGCGGGCGCCGCCGAGGGCCAGATCGACCTCAACCTCTACAAGCCGGTGCTGGCGCACAACTTCCTCCAGTCGGCCGAACTGCTCGCGAACGGCTCGGAGGTGTTCGCCGAGAAGTTCGTCCGGAAGCTGGAGGCCAACGAGGAGCACGTCGAGAAGCAGGTCGAGCAGAGCATGGCGCTGGCCACCGCACTCAACCCCCACATTGGCTACGACAAGGCCAGCGACGCCGCCAAGACCGCGCTCAAGGAGGGCAAGACGGTCAAGCAGGTCGTCGTCGAGAAGGGCTACCTCAGCGAGGAGGAGGCCGACGAGGTCATCGACCCCGAGGCGATGACCCACCGGGGCATCCTCGGCAGCGACGACTGAGTCGCTACTCGGCGGTGGTCGTCCCACCGGCGCCAGTGGTCGTCTCGCTCCCCGACTCGGGCGGTTCGTCGTTCGTCCCCGGGACGCCCCGGCCCTCGAAGAAGTCGCCGGCCCACTGTGCGATCCAGATGTCCTGGTTGGCGAGGTACAGCGCCTGCGCCGTCGTGAACCGGTCGTTCGACACCGACCACTCGTCGGCGTCGGTGTCGTAGGTGACCTCCGTGTTGTACACCGCAGCCTGCCCGAACTCCCCGCCGGCGTCCTGCGGGAGCGGGAGGGCGTACTCGGCGTCCTCGCTCCGCGACTGCGGGCGCTCGGCGCGCTGGAGTCGCCCGCGGTTGAACGTCTGGTTGAAGTACGACGCGTACTTCTCCCGCGCGCCGCCGATGCCGAGGACGGCGTCGGCCGCGTTGACGCCGCCGGTGATGTCGCCGGCGTCCCGCGCGGTGACGGTGTACGTTCCGTCGCCGGTGCCGTCGGCGAAGGTGCCAGCCCCCTCGTCCCAGAGGTCCTCCAGAAGATACGTGAGGACGGGTCGGGCCATCTCCTCGCGGTCCACGCCCGGAATCTGGGAGGCCCAGAGCAGCCCCTGACCGACCGCTCCCTGTGCGGCCGCCCGGTTCCCGGACTCGACCGAGAGCGCGCCGCCGTCGCGGAGTCGCTCCTCGACCGCACTCGCGAGGCCCTCGGCGTACTCCGTGGCCCGATTCCGGAGCTCCTCGCTCCCGGCGTGAGTCCCGTACCAGCCGACCGCGCCGAGCATCACGCCGAGGTCCCGGACCGAGCCCATCTCCAGCACGGCCTCGGGCGGAAACGCCTCGAACGTCGTCTTCGCCATCCCGTCGGTGAGCCGCTGGATCTTCTCGGCCGGAATCAACGGTTCGGGGTTGACGTAGCCGTACCACCCGCCCTTCGCGAGGCTGGTCATGTCCGAGAGGAACCACAGCATCGCTGCGTGTTGCATCGGCCGCGCCGTGGCGTCCACCACCTCGCCCGTGTTCGGGTTGAAGCCGGAGACGAGCTCGAGGGTGTCGTCGCCCCTCGTGAGCGCGCCGTTGCCGTCCGGCCCGCCCTCGATCAGCGTGGCGTTGATGGCGATCTGTGCGACGGTCGCGAGCAGTTGCGTCCGGAACTTCGGGGCCATCCCTCCCGGGAGCTTGTCGAAGTGCGCCTGGAAGTTCTTCGCCCACGTCACCCCCTTCAGGTGGGTCCACGCCACCGACGCCGGGCTCACCACGCCCGACATCTCCGACTCGTCCCACGCCATCGTGTCGGCGTGGATGCGCTCGACGTCCGCGCTGAACGGCGCGACCGGCTGCTGGGTGAACTGCGGGTCGCCCTCGGTGAACGGCGCCATGTTCAGGTTCGGGTTCCTGATGGGCGGCCGGTCGACGTCGGCGTTCTGCAGTATCCCCCGCAGTCGCTGCTCGAACATCTGCTGCTGTTGCTCGTTGTGCGGGAACAACACCCCGACGCCGCTCACCGCGATGGTGGTGTTCATGTTGTACAGCGAGTACCAGTAGGAGTCCCAGGTCGCGTCCTGACAGTTGTAGGCCGCCTGCTGTGTCGTCTGCGTGGTCTGTGTCGCGCCACCCCCGGCCTGGATGTCGCCAACCATGGTCGAGGGATGAACCGTACAGACGTACCGGTCCATCTCCTCCGACGCCGTGAAGGAGAGCGTTCGCGTCTCCCCCTGGTTCGACATCGTCTCCGTACTCGCGACGTCGTCGCCGTCGGCGTCCGTGATGGTGAAGTTGTGCGGCGCGCCGTCGAGGTTCTCCCAGACGACCTCGTACTCGGTCCCCGGTCGAAGCGTCAACGTCGGGTTCGTCTCGCTCTCGATGGACGCCGGTGCGCGGCCCTGCCACCCCTGGATGCGGCCGCCGAGTTCGTACCTGGTCGCGTCGTCCTGTCCGGCTGCGAGTCCGCCGAGGCCGCCGACTGCGCCCACCGCTCCCGTCGCGACCGCCCCGCGAAGGAATCGCCGTCTCGAAGCCGGTTTCGTACGGAATCCGCCGTTCGCGTCGTCTGTCATTGCTTCTCGTACCCCCGGAGAGCGTACCGCGGTCGCACTGATAAGTCGGGGGCGGATGCGCAATTCGAATGCACAACCGCCGCCGACCGAAACGCCCACCAGTCGTTTCAGGCGTGCTACCGTGCCGCTAGTGCATGTCCGACCGAGACACCGCTACCTTCGACATGACGCGCAACGAGGCGCGGGTCGTCATCGCCGCGCTCTCCGACGAGGAGATGACCGCCTCCGGCGACCGGGCCGTTCGGCTCCAGAACGTCCAGGACCACCTCGCGGCCGAGTTCGACTTCGACGAGCACCGGGGCGTCGAGAAGGGCGAGATGGCGGCGGGCGACGACGGCGGCTGGCTCGACAACGACGCCATCTTCGGCGACAACGACCCCGACGACACCGAGGAGATTCAACTCTCGCGCGCCGAGGCCGACGTAGTGCTGGACTCGCTCGCCGATTTCGAACTGGATGAGACCCACGAGAACGCCGGAACGGCCGAGAACGTGCGCGAGCGCGTCGCGGACGCCTTCGACGACAGCCGGTAGCGGACTCCTCCGAAGCCCGGACTCAGAACGGGAGTGCGGCCGTAATCGCGCCGGCGATGGTCCCGACGACCGCCTCCCAGACCGAGAAGCCCGTGAGGATCTGGAGGACGGCGTCCAGCCCGAAGAACAGGAACAGCGCCGCGCCGGCGTAGTGGGCCTTCCGGACGTCGAACGAGTGGGAGAACTTGTGGAAGAAGAACGCGTTGGCGATGCTGACCGGGATGATGGCCAGCATCTCGCCCGCCCAGATGGCCGGGCTCGCGCCGTACTGGACCGCCAGCCCGATGGTGACGAGCTGGGTCTTGTCGCCGAACTCCCCGGCCGCCATCATGGCGAAGATGGGGAGGAACCCGCCGAGCGCGTTCGGGACGTCGCGGCCGAACACCGACACGTCGAGGTCGCCGGCGCCCATGACGCCGCCGTCGGTCTCGGCGGGAGCCTCCCCCGGGTCGGGGGCCGACCGGACTAGCAGGGCGGCGAACAGTAGGAACAGCACTGCGGTGAACGCCGTGAGCACGACCGGCGGGAGCGCGCCCTTGAGCGCGCTCCCGAACCAGATCTCGAGCGCGGTCCACCCGGCGAACGCGCTGCCGGCGGCCGCGACGACGACCCAGGGGTCGTAGCGGGTCGCGAGACCGGCGATGATGAACTGGACCTTCTCGCCGGGCAGGACGGCCAGCTGGGCGGTGAACGCCACGACGAGGATCTCGAGCCAGCCGGTCATCGGCGTCTCACCTCCGCGGAGAAGTCCGAGACCGAGCGGTGGCCGCGAGAGCGGGCACCGACTGTAGACAGCATAGTTGGTATAATTTAGATTCGTCTAAACCAAAAAGGTTGTCGCTCTAATCACCGGGTCCGGGACGCCCTCTCCCGAGTCGCGGGGCCTTGAACCCGTGAGCGCTCTCGACCTCGATTCACCAGTTCCGACTGCTCTCGAGGTAGAGGTGCGCGAGCGCGAGGCCGAACACGGGGAACAGCACCGCACCCACGGCGGCCCCGACGATGGCGGGCGCGACGTCGTACGGTCCGCCGAACGCCGCCGCCACGTAGTCCGAGCCCAGGACGACGAGGAGGTAGGCGACCGCCACGACGAACATCTTCCGGGCGTTCTCGCGGGTCGCGCGCCACCCGGCCCGGACGCTGGCGAGGGGGCCGGCCCGGTCGACGACGCAGGCCTGGAACGCGAGCAGGAGGCGGTCGAGGAGGTACGCCGGCACGACCAGCAGCGCCAGCCCCGGGAGATAGCGCTCGCTCTCCATCGCGGCGTACGACGGGAGCCCGCCGAACGCGACCAGCACTCCCACGGCGACCGCCGTGCCGGCCAATGCCGGAAGTCGCTTCGTCGCGGCGACCACCCGGGCGCCGAGCGGCCGGGCCTCGGCGGTCAGCGTCTCGCCGGCCACCGCGTCGGCGGCGGTCAGCGAGAACGCGCCGGCCGCGACCGCGAGGGCGAGGAACTGGGCGAGGTACGCCGGGAGCACCCAGTCGGCGACCTCGAGGTCGGCGGTGGGCGACGACCGGGTGACGCCGGCCACCGCGACGACCGCCGGGAGCCCCGCGGCGAGCGCGACCCCAAACAGTTCCCGGCGGTGCCGCGCGACCCCCCACGACCACCGGAGGGTGTCGAGCACGTCGAGTTTCCGGACGTGGACGCGGGGGGACCGCCGGGCGGAACGGTCCTCGGAATCAGAGTGGTCGACGGAGCTGTCCGCGGCCGCGGGGTTGCGGGCGTCGCGGGCGCCACCGTCGTCGACAGGGGAGTGGCCGGTCGTGCTGCCGTCGAGTCCGGTCGCGTCTCGGCGTCCGCGGTCGCGGTCGCGCTCGACGGACTCGCGCCCGGTTCCGTCCCGCCGGTCGTCCATGCGGCGTCGTTCACGAACGGCTGATATAAATTTCGCGGAGGCGGCGCGGGCGAGCGCGCTGCACTGCCGCGCCGTGGTCGGGTCGGCCTCAGTCCATCGACTCGCCGCTCCCCATCCCCTCCCGGGCGACCCGGGCGCTGGCCTGCTCGACGAACTCGTCGGGCAGGCGGTCGATCTCGCCGGCCTGGACCCGCCAGAGGTTGGCGTACAGCCCCTCCTCGGCCAGCAGTTGCTCGTGGGTGCCCCGCTGGACGATGCGGCCGTCCTCGACCACGAGGATGGTGTCGGCGTCGCGCACCGTCGAGAGCCGGTGAGCGATGACGAAGGTCGTGCGGTCGGCCGCCAGCTTGTCGATGGACTGCTGGATGAGCATCTCGGTCTCGGTGTCGACCGCGGAGGTCGCCTCGTCGAAGACGAGAATCTCCGGGCGCTGGAGGATGGTCCGCGCGATGGCGACCCGCTGGCGCTGGCCCCCCGACAGCTTCACGCCGCGCTCGCCGATGTCGGTGTCGTAGCCCGCCGAGAGGTTCCGGACGAACTCGTGGGCCTCCGCCCGTTTCGCGGCCTCGACGACCTCCTCGCGGCTCGCGTCGAAGCTCCCGTACCGGATGTTCTCCGCGACCGTCCCGTCGAACAGGAAGTTGTCCTGGCCGACGTACCCCATCGAC
This window encodes:
- a CDS encoding class II fumarate hydratase gives rise to the protein MSDDEDYRIEQDSLGEMQVPADAYWGAQTQRALGNFPISGITFGRRFVRALGVVKKAAAEANRDLELVPEEKADAVVEAADEVIAGEHDDQFPVDVFQTGSGTSTNMNANEVIANRATEIYGGEVGTREIHPNDHVNFGQSSNDVIPTAMHVASLEAVEKDLLPALDQLREALEDKEAEFDGVVKTGRTHLQDATPVRLGQEFGGYRTQVEKGLARLDHVRDHLSELALGGTAVGTGLNTHPDFPEKAAAYISEETGVEFREADNHFEAQAAHDAMSEAHGALRTIAGSLNKIANDLRLLASGPRNGLGELEQPENQPGSSIMPGKINPVVAEAVNQVHKQVVGNDAAVSAGAAEGQIDLNLYKPVLAHNFLQSAELLANGSEVFAEKFVRKLEANEEHVEKQVEQSMALATALNPHIGYDKASDAAKTALKEGKTVKQVVVEKGYLSEEEADEVIDPEAMTHRGILGSDD
- a CDS encoding cupredoxin domain-containing protein, with product MGAVGGLGGLAAGQDDATRYELGGRIQGWQGRAPASIESETNPTLTLRPGTEYEVVWENLDGAPHNFTITDADGDDVASTETMSNQGETRTLSFTASEEMDRYVCTVHPSTMVGDIQAGGGATQTTQTTQQAAYNCQDATWDSYWYSLYNMNTTIAVSGVGVLFPHNEQQQQMFEQRLRGILQNADVDRPPIRNPNLNMAPFTEGDPQFTQQPVAPFSADVERIHADTMAWDESEMSGVVSPASVAWTHLKGVTWAKNFQAHFDKLPGGMAPKFRTQLLATVAQIAINATLIEGGPDGNGALTRGDDTLELVSGFNPNTGEVVDATARPMQHAAMLWFLSDMTSLAKGGWYGYVNPEPLIPAEKIQRLTDGMAKTTFEAFPPEAVLEMGSVRDLGVMLGAVGWYGTHAGSEELRNRATEYAEGLASAVEERLRDGGALSVESGNRAAAQGAVGQGLLWASQIPGVDREEMARPVLTYLLEDLWDEGAGTFADGTGDGTYTVTARDAGDITGGVNAADAVLGIGGAREKYASYFNQTFNRGRLQRAERPQSRSEDAEYALPLPQDAGGEFGQAAVYNTEVTYDTDADEWSVSNDRFTTAQALYLANQDIWIAQWAGDFFEGRGVPGTNDEPPESGSETTTGAGGTTTAE
- a CDS encoding ABC transporter substrate-binding protein, which codes for MTDANEGSDVSRRDYLKVAGAGTIGVTGLAGCMGGGGDGDVETTTADDTTTEGGDSGGDTTTEDDSSTDYNTLEVQHWWTGGDGGPAIKALFDGFKKKYPDIEVNENPVSGGAGQNLKTVIKKRVLNNNPPSTWQAWPGANLQPYIQANKLEDIGESVWSQNGMKDAYLQGPKDAAAPNGTFVSVPINIHRLNNLFYNVSVVEDAGVDPSSISKPSDLVAAMKKVENNTDAVGMAHQTSSAWSTTQMWASVLLGEYGVETYNAFTDGKVAENKKKIKDSLSIVKQYKEYFNDDAGSVDWTQTNQNILKGDAAFFHQGDWAAGMYRSQDGFEFESDWNHVPFPGSEGVYALNMDSFPMPTNNPSPEATKKFLQYCGSVDAQKRFNPKKGSIPPRTDVPSDAFGPFLTRQMDDFKNSDAQVQSIQHGLAVAPEIKSNIGEAMSTFISNWNVDETYNQFEQAFN
- a CDS encoding TMEM165/GDT1 family protein, whose protein sequence is MTGWLEILVVAFTAQLAVLPGEKVQFIIAGLATRYDPWVVVAAAGSAFAGWTALEIWFGSALKGALPPVVLTAFTAVLFLLFAALLVRSAPDPGEAPAETDGGVMGAGDLDVSVFGRDVPNALGGFLPIFAMMAAGEFGDKTQLVTIGLAVQYGASPAIWAGEMLAIIPVSIANAFFFHKFSHSFDVRKAHYAGAALFLFFGLDAVLQILTGFSVWEAVVGTIAGAITAALPF
- a CDS encoding carbohydrate ABC transporter permease, with translation MQRLRDVLRRVTPGDSGDGGAPDVPTGGAEPTADSGDSSELRSDGGERTDSPRTSSELRSDGGATVTGERTDSETGTLRSLTSSDFVQSIPFWLPPFLLMAFFVYGAIGWNLVISLTDFSGLILPEYAISEFDLEMYRQAFSDPTFWTAARNTLVLLVVFTTVCLLFGMLLAILIDQGIRFENTFRTIYLLPMSLSFVVTAKFWAWMYNPQIGMINVTLRQFGLGFLTTQWISNPSTKLAAVIFALIWQYSGYAMVVYLAGLRAIPTAHYEAARVDGASTIKMYWRVILPQLRASTMSAAVVLMVFALKAFDFLYVMFGNHPGPAADILATMMFREAFGSNNWAYGSAIAIVLFGMALAVVTPYLYSEYRRGEL